The following are encoded in a window of Fibrobacter sp. UWP2 genomic DNA:
- a CDS encoding pitrilysin family protein, with the protein MKKIQRSHYRRTVLPNGVVVQTDYMPHAYSASVGAWLPRGSRHEKADEFGLSHFYEHLVFKGTENRSALDIARSVEDRGGNLEAYTTRQETGFYANVVAEDVPLAVDVIADMLMNPRFEKSDMEKERKVIIEEIHSYDDIPEELAGDVFNAAHFAGCGIAHSITGKARDVRSLTLEQMWEYERQVLEDFPVYVCAAGKVDHETLVDICRKKFSAKKSGKKTPSDVYCANSGIKIVSKQDVQQSNLFWGTSFGSDMLEPRNRYAISLFNVAMGAGMSSRLFQKIREERGLAYSVYSTIDVYRDCLDWGVALATEPRRLKTAVSLSSDEINRFLRDGFTKGELDRTRANILGNMRVGADSPEKRVMRLAEQTLHLGRVFSMHEVERGLLTLTEDEVMDVVRTAFEAGKRTIAVVQPDDAKKTDLKEFL; encoded by the coding sequence ATGAAGAAAATACAGAGGTCTCATTACCGGCGCACGGTGTTGCCGAACGGCGTTGTCGTGCAGACGGACTATATGCCGCACGCCTATTCCGCGTCCGTAGGAGCTTGGCTCCCGCGCGGATCCCGCCACGAGAAGGCGGACGAATTTGGATTGAGTCATTTTTACGAACATCTTGTTTTCAAGGGCACGGAAAACCGTTCCGCCCTGGATATCGCGCGCAGTGTCGAAGACCGCGGCGGTAACCTGGAAGCGTACACGACGCGCCAGGAGACGGGCTTTTACGCGAACGTCGTCGCGGAAGACGTGCCGCTCGCGGTGGATGTGATTGCCGATATGCTCATGAACCCGCGCTTCGAAAAGTCCGACATGGAAAAGGAGCGCAAGGTCATTATCGAGGAAATCCACAGCTACGACGATATTCCCGAGGAGCTGGCGGGAGACGTGTTCAACGCGGCGCACTTTGCGGGTTGCGGCATTGCGCATTCCATTACGGGCAAGGCGCGCGACGTTCGTTCGCTGACGCTGGAACAGATGTGGGAATACGAAAGGCAGGTGCTCGAGGATTTCCCGGTGTACGTGTGCGCGGCGGGCAAGGTGGACCACGAAACTCTTGTGGATATTTGTCGCAAGAAATTTTCTGCCAAGAAGTCGGGCAAAAAGACTCCCTCCGATGTGTACTGTGCCAATTCGGGCATCAAGATTGTGTCGAAGCAGGATGTCCAGCAGTCGAACCTCTTTTGGGGAACGAGCTTTGGCTCGGATATGCTCGAACCGCGCAACCGCTATGCCATTTCGCTATTCAATGTGGCGATGGGGGCTGGCATGTCGAGCCGCCTGTTCCAAAAGATCCGCGAGGAGCGCGGGCTTGCCTATTCGGTGTACTCGACCATCGACGTTTACCGCGACTGCTTGGACTGGGGGGTGGCTTTGGCGACGGAACCGCGCCGTTTAAAGACTGCAGTTTCGCTCTCCAGTGATGAAATCAACCGGTTCTTGCGGGATGGTTTTACGAAGGGTGAACTTGATCGCACTCGGGCGAACATCCTTGGGAATATGCGCGTTGGAGCCGACAGCCCCGAAAAGCGGGTGATGCGCCTTGCCGAGCAAACGCTCCATTTGGGCCGCGTGTTCTCGATGCACGAGGTGGAACGAGGCTTGTTGACGCTCACCGAGGACGAGGTGATGGACGTCGTGCGCACAGCCTTCGAAGCAGGCAAGCGCACCATCGCCGTGGTGCAACCCGACGACGCCAAGAAAACGGACTTGAAAGAATTTCTTTAA
- a CDS encoding DEAD/DEAH box helicase, whose product MLEDTNGTVDASEVTDIEIRETEGDEALVTFDDLGLSEEILDAVKLAGYETPSPIQAKAIPALLQGSNLLGTAQTGTGKTAAFTLPLLSRLQFNAHETSMLVLTPTRELAIQVAEAIQQYAAKMPKVHVVPVYGGQDISVQLRALKRNANIIVATPGRLIDHLKRGSVVLSHVKAIVLDEADEMLDMGFEEDVETILKEIPNDAQRALFSATMPQEVKAIIDKYLGEYEEACIQGKTTTVENIHQRYLLVKNEHKLEALARVLEAEDFDGVLIFVRTKQNTTELAEKLESRGFNVAPLNGDLAQSMRERTINRLRMGKLDIVVATDVAARGIDVDRITHVVNYDIPYDTESYVHRIGRTGRAGRSGNAILFITPREKRMLKIIERATRQPIDTMDLPTSEQISEKRVKAFKQKIQSVISYGNLEKFKDLLESLVGTTVENVDGTTTEITALDLAAAAIKIQQKKQPLFPELQPLDVPKDRKEKARSGRDFIGADEASDNGLSGEEKKRMRKERKEGLNGIEEGFLRYYLAVGRFHHVTPRDIVGAIAGEGNISSSNIGRIKLFDKFSTVELPQAIPHEVLEALSSMTIRGNDARFRVMTDDAPPPRESKSFHRGGKKFLNREERRREKFGEKPFRKDHDERDFGDKPFRRTRRFGRH is encoded by the coding sequence TTGCCGGTTACGAAACCCCCTCCCCCATCCAGGCAAAAGCCATCCCCGCCCTTTTGCAGGGCAGCAACCTTTTGGGCACGGCACAGACCGGCACCGGGAAAACAGCCGCGTTCACACTCCCGCTCCTCTCTCGCCTGCAGTTCAACGCGCACGAAACCTCCATGCTCGTGCTCACGCCGACCCGCGAACTGGCCATCCAGGTGGCCGAAGCCATCCAGCAGTACGCCGCCAAGATGCCCAAGGTCCATGTGGTCCCGGTCTACGGCGGGCAAGACATCTCCGTGCAGCTCCGCGCCCTCAAGCGGAACGCCAACATCATCGTCGCCACCCCAGGGCGCCTCATTGACCACCTCAAGCGCGGTTCGGTCGTGCTCTCGCACGTGAAGGCGATTGTCCTCGACGAGGCCGACGAGATGCTTGACATGGGTTTCGAGGAGGATGTCGAAACGATCCTCAAGGAAATCCCTAACGATGCCCAGCGTGCGCTCTTTAGCGCCACCATGCCCCAAGAGGTGAAGGCCATTATCGACAAGTACCTCGGTGAATACGAGGAAGCCTGCATCCAGGGCAAGACGACCACCGTCGAGAACATCCACCAGCGCTACCTTTTGGTGAAGAACGAGCACAAACTGGAGGCTCTCGCCCGCGTACTCGAAGCCGAGGATTTTGACGGGGTGCTGATTTTTGTGCGCACCAAGCAGAACACGACTGAACTTGCCGAGAAGCTGGAATCCCGCGGTTTCAACGTGGCCCCGCTGAACGGCGACCTGGCGCAATCCATGCGCGAACGCACCATCAACCGCTTAAGGATGGGCAAGCTCGACATTGTGGTCGCGACCGACGTGGCCGCCCGCGGCATTGACGTGGACCGCATTACGCACGTGGTGAACTACGACATCCCCTACGACACCGAATCGTACGTACACCGCATTGGCCGCACCGGACGCGCGGGCCGCAGCGGAAACGCCATCTTGTTCATCACCCCGCGCGAAAAGCGAATGCTCAAGATTATCGAGAGGGCCACGCGCCAGCCCATCGATACGATGGACCTCCCGACTTCTGAACAAATTAGCGAAAAACGCGTCAAGGCGTTCAAGCAAAAAATCCAGAGCGTGATAAGCTACGGGAACCTGGAAAAATTCAAGGACCTGCTGGAATCCCTTGTAGGCACGACCGTCGAGAACGTCGACGGCACCACCACCGAGATTACCGCGTTGGACTTGGCCGCAGCCGCCATCAAGATCCAGCAAAAGAAGCAGCCGCTGTTCCCGGAGTTGCAGCCGCTTGACGTCCCGAAGGACCGCAAGGAGAAGGCTCGCAGCGGTCGCGATTTCATTGGAGCCGACGAAGCCAGCGACAACGGGCTCTCTGGGGAAGAGAAAAAGCGTATGCGCAAGGAGCGCAAAGAAGGATTAAACGGGATCGAGGAAGGCTTTTTGCGTTACTACCTTGCCGTTGGCAGGTTCCACCATGTGACCCCGCGCGACATCGTGGGGGCCATTGCCGGCGAGGGCAACATCAGCAGCAGCAACATCGGGCGCATCAAACTCTTTGACAAGTTCAGCACTGTGGAGCTGCCTCAGGCGATTCCGCACGAGGTACTGGAAGCGCTCTCGAGCATGACGATCCGCGGCAACGACGCGCGGTTCCGCGTGATGACGGACGACGCCCCGCCTCCCCGTGAAAGCAAGAGTTTCCACCGTGGAGGAAAAAAGTTCCTCAACCGTGAAGAACGCCGCCGCGAAAAATTCGGAGAGAAGCCGTTCCGCAAGGACCACGACGAACGGGACTTCGGCGACAAGCCGTTCCGCAGAACCCGCCGCTTCGGACGGCATTAA